acaAGAAAAATTATGTAAGAATCTCTGGAATTATGATTGTTTATCTTGTGTAAATTCtcacttcttaaaattttccagtaACTTGGGTGCAGATTGGTGTAAATGTGGCATGTGTGTTTtaggaaaggaaattttcctgggctATGGACTGGATTAAAAGATCTATAAAATCcaactttcaattttttactttggCGCCATCATCTGGAAGGGATGCCAAGGTTAGGTATTTAACCAGATTTGAAATTCTCTGTTATACTACTGGCTATGACAGCGCCTGAGTAGAAGAATAAAATCCTTGTATGTTACATGACTTTTACCCTGCTGAAAACCCAGAATAGAATTCTATTTTGTAATTCACCAGAAATGCACCAAGTCCTATAAAGTGTATCTTTGGTTTCAAGCCGAGTTTTAGTCTCCAATTAGTTTGAAAAAACTTGTGCCTACTATGTATTTCCTCTTCTGGCTGTTAAGAAATTCAATCTTTGTCAATAAATTAATTGACATCTCTTTCAATCATGCCctttattttaaaagtgtatttCCTCAGTGGGGGAGTGTGGCTTTGGTTTGGCATTTGGCTGCTGATTGTGGGGTACCACGATCAAATTGTGGCTGAAGCCTCTTGGATATCTTCCAAAAAAATTCCTGGTGAAACAATTATGGCCTAGGGAAATGAATTGGGTCTTCATACCCTCAAAACATGAAATTCCAGAACCTGTAGATAAGCCTTGGTTGAGCTCTTCTGTCACTGAGCCTAACTAACCGTTGGGTTGATGTACCATGCTGGTGAATATTTCcgcagtaatttatttattgcataaaatacatatattttccaTACACAGGCAACTACCCAATGTAGATCAAGGAAAGACTTGTAATGAACATCAAGAGAACCAAGTTCTAATCATAAAActacaatgaaataattattcataaagaCGACAATGTAGaacgaaacaaaaatttaaaaaaaggataacatttcattacatttaaaGATCGTTCCTCGAACATTGTTTTAATAGTGGAAACGAcagcaaaaatatcaatttcaataaGAAGATGATAATTTCCTTCTCTATCAATCCTTGCAATAGTAGCTATGGTATATATAATTGCATCATTAAAAATACTCGATGGAATAAATAGTTGCTTCTAGAAGCACGAGATGGTGTTCATCAGGAAACTTAGAACATTAGAGATTTTACATGAAGCTctgcatttttgctgattttcatgAGGAAAATGAACCAGTGGATAAGGTGAATATCATGCAGAAATTTCTTGGAGGAAGCAACTTTGATGTAATTATCATGCTCTTTTCTCCATTTCACCTAGCTCCTATGATCTTTTGCTTACTTCCAATAATATAGGCCTTCTCCATAGCAGCACATTTCCTAGTTGTTTAATATTGTAACTCTGATTTTCCTCCAGTCAAAAGAGGCTCATGATGAGAAGCTAATAATCGTCAAGGAAATGTGATTTTTATAATAATCAAGTTATAGGATGAAATAATATTGTGCATTCATGAGGAAACCACATCCAATGATTCGCATTTagtaataatgtaaaatacctacATCACAATTTAAAACAGAAATTTCACACTAAAAATTGTTAGTCTTCTTAGGCAGTTTCCAATAGTAGTGATAAGGAAAGCCGAGGGTTTTGGTCACCTAATTATGTACAATTTTTGACGTTATGAAAAATActtcccacatagcacaaaatatcttcttgaTATCTAGCAATGTTTTTGATATCTAGTTTGCAATGTCTTTGATATCTTTCTTATATGTatactagatgtctagaaaatgtcttaaatattttaaatatctactaaaTGTCTTGGGTATTTAAAATATCTGTTAGATGTCTAGAATACGACTTTTTTGAGCGGAGACCCTTATTTTCTATGTCCACTGTAACTGGTATGCTTTTTGGTGGATGGATAAAATTATTGTACGCATGTGCACTAAAAAAGTAAAGGCAGCTCTTCTAGCAAATGTTTacaaaagcaatttaaaattacgatagcttttttttaaatatccactagaTGTCAAGAATTTGTCTATTCTGAGAAAATATGGCTACTGCTTAGCCTTCAAAAATACCAGAATTTTAgatactgaaagtaatttaactaaaagattatttaaagaaatgataaatatttcaaaaaacaaaagtatTTGTGATGAAACAGCagacaatttaagcaaaattttgacatctacaatttaagcaaaatttagtattatttaattaatcaaaattgataggtaattAGGAACTCactcagcttagttaccatcaataaacaaatccaattcagttgaagaaaaggtatgtcaaaattctagtcccTTCTTTTTGACTAATCTacagctatttttttaataccgtAACAAACATTGCCAATTGGTTTAAACCTTTTAGGCATCACAGTTATGTACTCTTCTTCatccatagccctgatgaaggtgtcactgaatcaacattcatcgataatgttgcagactcctttgagGAAGCTAAAAGGAAACTGCTGCTTaggaaacttcaaatttggaatcagGAGGAATTCCTGACCCCTATTACTCCTATCAGAAAGAAGCAAAAgccagagaggttccaatattcaggaagaatccccagaagACACCCTACCATTACCTCCTGCTCCACCAGCAGGTTGTCAGATGAAAAATAAACTCGAGAcgagaaaaataaacaagatcTTGTAGTACCTACCAAAACAATTATATTCaagtcatttatcctgaattttcctaGTAGGTCCAATTTgcatatgaatgtctagaaaatatcttctcaagatatcttgtagatatcagaaaagtgGACATTCAGATATCTGCAAAATGTCTATAAGTTATTACAAGATATTCTCTAATATTAGCTGAAGACATCCCAAATATTATGTAAACATTTTGTGCTATGTGCGATAAGGCAGCATGCAGATTATGGGGAAGAGTGAttgaagtttcaaaattttcatttaactacTTCATGAAATAAAAGAACTTAAAAAGGCACCTCATACTCACCATTTAATGTATTGCTCACCCGTTATTGCAATTtctataaacatatttttatgtgtCAGACCAGGCTAGAAGATATTAATGCAAAGTAGCCTGACATAAGGATTGAGTTTTTCGTGCATGAAATTATAAGGCATATGGAGAATAATGTTAATAATGGCCTTTTCTGTACATAATatccattttaaatcattttataatttgtatgCTAAGCTTTGAAAATGGTTTACATAAGAGTTTCACTTCTGGAACTATTTTCTAGATGAAATCTGTTAAAATTCagtaatttaaacacttttttcCGATAACTCACATTATGGGATTTCATGTTTGATTTTCTTTCGAATCAGCTGTTTCATTGTGCGTGTAGATAATTATTACCCGGATTTTACTGATGGTTAAATTTGAATCACCCGCCATTTAATGCCCGCTTGCAGAGGGAACGAAACCACGAAACTATCCTATTTATAGTGTTCAATTTCTGGGGCCGTAacttacagaaaaaaaatcaggatctTTCCTTATCAAACGTCTATGAtctaataaaatctatttatttggaaataatatATTGTCAAGGGTGAATAACCAAAATATGAGTCATGataatttaaatagttaaaatatgaacttaaatgtaagtattttagcattttaattttataaatgatttattgATGATAATTAAGACTTGTATACAGTATTTCATATcctaaattacaaaattattcttGTGTTGTTCTATGAGTAATACGCTGCCGCCTCCGCCGCCTTTTCCTTCGAGGCCATTGATTTTCTGGGTGTTGTGAGGCGTCCCTGAGCGGCTACGGAAAACGTGATTTCTTTTTCACCAACAAGTTAAACTTCAGCCGCCAAAGTGGAGGGGTATTCTAGGGTTTGTATATAAGTTCTATTTCTTTCTCTTTATCTCTAAATGATTTGAAAAGTGTTTATATTTTCAACCTGGCTGCTTTTTACGTACGCCGCATATCAGCCGCCATTTTGACaccgattttgttaactttcttttgatgtttttgcGGTATTATTTGCGTTGCAACGACTTTAATGTTGCATAATGAACTTCTTTTTTACATATGCATTTGTGTGCaagttaatttaagaattttcacCAAAACTGCGTATTGGTGATATTCTGCGTTTTCGGCTTGGCGTTGCGAGTTTTGCATTTGCTCAAGTATCTAGCGTATATCAACTCCACGGGGAGGAATTGATGAAACTAACcatattttatgttcttattcCGATTCCTACACAGATATGTGGTCACATTTTCCAATTGCGTAGACTCGTGTAGTTTTGACCTAAATGCCGATCCTCGTTGGGTTTCGGAAAAGAAATTCTTCTCGAATGCGCCGATTCTGTGGTTCATAATAGTTTTGCATTCTGTTCTTGCAAAATGTATGCTATTACCGGACACCGGGTCCTGTTTTGACATTTCTTTGCTACCCGTAGTATATTGTCCAATTATTTACACAGTGCGATTGATACACGTGATGTTTACGTATCTTGTTTATGATTTAATTAGGGATCTATGTTTCAAGCAGTAGAAAAAGTGTAATTAATGTCCCTGCGGTAGCCATTTTTGGTGCGTCAGTGCCGATATCCCTTCCCTCCGCCATGTTGATTGGGCGCGGACTTCTGACAAACGCCGTCAATGGCGGTTGTCATAAATGCATCAGTTATTAGTTAAGTTCCGAGAGCCTGGAATAGCATGCCCAATTCGTCTATAATTCTTCAGCCAAGTGGAGCAAACTGATTTATGCATTTGTTTTGCTCATATTTTATGGATGGTTGCGTTCTTCCGGGTATTAAATTGGACCTGTCATGATGCTCCTGCAATCgaagttttttatattaattttattaatgcaattaaattttatttatacatatcaTGTTAGTAGTACTTATTCCCATGAAAAAAGAATTCTGTAATCCATCGCAGTAAGACATTGAAGTCGCCGGCATAGATGCATCACTAGGCATCGTGTAATTACCAGTAAACAAATTTGAAGCTATCTATGTTGCCATTTTAGATAATTTATAGGATTTTTTCGTGGATTCGTATTTGGTACTCATGAGTATTACTTTTTGTTCGGAGTAAATAACCAATGTAAAAGTTATTTAGATTATGTAGGGACTGGAAACACGAAGAATTGGTATCTTGGGCTTACCGTCGGTTAATAGTCTTGGTGGCtgtaatatatatataagagGTAACTCAACATCCCGGAAGGATGCTGAAAAGGAATTTTCCCCTATTATTTGTGCATTCTGCTTAGTAACggcatattttaatgaaagaagtatacaatatttttattttgtttgtaattAGGTACTCAATTGGTGTGTTTCATCAAAGCATCAACTTTGAGTACTCTGTATCGCGGAAAAGTGATTGCATTGCATCTGAAGATACGAACTTGTTAATTACACTTATTCGACGTAACTTTTATGGTTTAGGCATGCCAGAGATGTATTTTTTGGTAGTGTAATGATCCATATGATCTTATTGTTGTGACAGCTCGTTCTACTTAATAATCTGCTGATTTACATTTCTTATTACTGATATGgtgatcataaatattttcacgagATGTGTTTCCTGATGTGAATTAGTAAACTATCCTTATTTGTTTTTTCTTACTGTGAGAAAACAAATGTATCCAGGATTGATGGCTGTTAACCAATGAGGATCTACAAAAAACCCACACTTAGATTAATGTATCATTTTATGTTTATAAAATTCACTGGTTAGTTTTATAGATAAATACACGTCAGCGACAGTTATGTCATGTGGATTACTGCATTCCTATTAAATTTGTTTTGGCGTTATGATCAAAGGAAGTGAACCCTTTGCTCACAACAACCtcacaaagttttactttttcatgGCAACAGTggcaaaaaaatactgaaattaaggTGTAGTTAGTTGTTTTCTATAGTATTCAAGTATGTGTTATAATTTTTTGCTTCTCTGTTTGAATATTTCAACACAACTGTGTAATTGGATTAAAGTCTTGGCTCCATTGATTGAGTGATGCATTGCTGGCTCATTTTGTAGCTATCTCTATCGATTGGGTGTAATGGCATTTCCGGTGAAGTGTAGCTACTGTTTTCAGTGCCGAAAACTTTTTTCATACTAGATGAAAGTTGTCATAAGGATGACTTTCCTGGTGATAATGATGCAGCTTCTAAATAAATTTCCCCTCATTTTCTGCAACCTCAGGAGGTGGTAATGAGATGCATGCAACTTAACAAACTCTGATGTCTTGAATTATTCCAATGACAGTCGACCCTTCAGTTCACTGGTATTGTTTTCTAGACTCCTTGTAATTCATATTTCAATGTTGATGGTTTTAAAAGCCTTGTGTGCCACTGCTGATGTCTTTGTCCAGTGAGTTCCACTGTCATTTTACTTACTGAAATTAAATGTGCCTGCCATTTTACTATTTTCACAAACTGTGGGGGAATCACTCTACTGAAGTTGTAGCTTGGGAAGTAATCTAGTGCAGTTGGTTTCTTCTAAAGTGAATGCTTGAATATCTGAGGGCAGGATTTGTGGACTTGATTTTGATGTTAATAGTGagtcattatattttccatgctCTGAAGTGTGTTAACTTGGTATACTTCTCTGTTATGTTACAGGATGGGGGTGCCGGAGAGCACAGCTACAATAGGGGTACTAGGGTTTATGTGGGTGGCCTTAACGaaaatgtcaagaaagaagatttggaaatgaaattcaaaagcTATGGAAAGCTAAACAATGTTTGGGTTGCTTTTAATCCCCCTGGGTTTGCattcattgaatttgaaaatgaggACGAAGCCGAAGTTGCGGTTGATAATTTGAATGGTGCAGAGGTATTGGGGGCCAAGTTGAGGGTTGAAATTTCTCGTGGTCGTGGACGGGGCAGGGGTGGTTTCAGGGGACCCAGAGGCCGGGGGGGGGGTCAGTATTTCCAACGAGGTTCTCGAAGTGGGTTCAGAGGTAGTAGGGGAGACTACAGTTCCCGTGGAGGTGGCTTCCGCAGTTCAAGGGGTGGTAGGGGTGGCCCAAGGGGTTCCAGAGGCCGCTATGATGACTATCCTTCCTCTCGCGATGGTGGTAGTTATGGGAGGGACTATGACCAGAATGACAAATATTCAAGTCGTAGTGAGAACAATGGCTCAGATTACTACCGTCCTGCCTCTTCGAGATTTCGCAGTCGTTCTCCGGTGGGACGTGGCAGGTATTTATTGAGCTGAAGTGTGTGGAGGGTTGTGGAAATTTGCTTCCATTGACAATGTTGGGGACGACTTCTTTCTCAGTCCCTCTAAGAAAACCGAATGGATTTTCAActtcatattccattttttaatgacTCCCATTTGTGCAACTTCTTGAGATACTGCTTTGTGATCTTcccttttttacattaaattaattgtGCCAAATATGGATGACTTATCTGCATTCCAACTCTTGTGGATATGAAGTGTTGCTGGCTCAGGTCTTGCGCATGAATTCCGAGAATTAAGTAATATTTACAATGTAAAGATGGGGCTATTTCTGTGCACGCTCACATGCCAGTGGTCCATGGTGTTCACTGTGCAGGTGAAACTTCACTAATGCAAAGTTCAACATCCTTGGCAATATGACACTTAGTGAACTTATAAGTTCGTCAATGAGTATTAAACTACGTAAAACTATAATTCAGCTCAAATTGTGCTTCGATGTTCATACATGAAATTTTGGCTGTGATTATTTCTACGATTGTAATGGAACTATTCCAGCTCCAGAGATTATGGTGGAAAGGATTCAGACAACTCCTACGGCGGTTCAGGAAGAAGTAGTATGAACTACAGTGATTCCTACCAGAGCCGCAGTCATGATCCGTACACTAGCAGAGCTAGAGATTCAGGCAATACTGGAGGCGAGACATACAGTTCTCGCAATGGATTTGGTTCTGGCGAAGGATACTGAGAATTCAGGTACTTCAGTTAACGAGTTTACATTCAGACTCCCAATTACATAGAGGAAGATGCCTATACATGTGAAGTTTTTCACCTCCTTCATACTGAGAAAGCTTGTTTTTGGttaatctttaaatttaattctgcTTTCGTTTGTTATGGTGGTGAAAATTCAGAATTTAGTCAATTGAGACTGCATAGTTGATCCTTAGTTATCTCATGAGTCAAGTAGCTTCACACTCCTTGAAGAATTTGACTACGCTCTGATATTCCTTTGCATGCAGTATAACGAAATgagtattttttgaaaaaaagctTAAGTATGCCATGTCGAGTGTACATTTAAAGGAGTTCCTCCTACTGTTCCTTGGAATGAAAGTCAAGCCAAAAACAAACAAGTGTGCTATCATGACAAGCATTGCGTGAGTGGTTTATATTGAGAAAGATTGCTCCGTTGGTCACTACTGCCTTAAATACAGctgtgaaaaatctttttattgcctttttGGCCTCGAACTATCAGTTTTGTATGCATGACTTTAATATTCCAAGATCTCTCACGAGGACGTTTGTCTCTTCTCGTTTATTAGATGTTTTTAATAGGCAAATTATTTTCGTTTATGTAGAAATTGGCTGCGCTCAGTAGTAATGGCCTCAACTGATGCAACTTCGTGATGACGTTGAATGTGTTTCTAAGGTGTGAATTTCATCTACAGCTAGCATGACCTTCATTTCAACAAACCTAAGatgatcaaaa
The DNA window shown above is from Ischnura elegans chromosome 4, ioIscEleg1.1, whole genome shotgun sequence and carries:
- the LOC124158008 gene encoding RNA-binding protein Rsf1-like, whose protein sequence is TSAAKVEGYSRDGGAGEHSYNRGTRVYVGGLNENVKKEDLEMKFKSYGKLNNVWVAFNPPGFAFIEFENEDEAEVAVDNLNGAEVLGAKLRVEISRGRGRGRGGFRGPRGRGGGQYFQRGSRSGFRGSRGDYSSRGGGFRSSRGGRGGPRGSRGRYDDYPSSRDGGSYGRDYDQNDKYSSRSENNGSDYYRPASSRFRSRSPVGRGSSRDYGGKDSDNSYGGSGRSSMNYSDSYQSRSHDPYTSRARDSGNTGGETYSSRNGFGSGEGY